The following are from one region of the Mesorhizobium sp. B2-8-5 genome:
- a CDS encoding GNAT family N-acetyltransferase → MAAMTTGLADDEAAPHAAGAASGAYVAQLHTSLEAVKPLWLRLETEGVCTGHQHFAWAEGIVEGLVPQKADLAIVEVRDAATGEPRMLVPLMRRRAFHHWVIEWLSCGVCDYSAPLLADATPWTRQSAEAAWTAVLSVLPPADRIHIVGIPKEVGGVANPLALLAPARDSIHSHYGIAMDGDAETVVKRICRPSFVKALNKDLRRLDRNGGLALVEADTPALVDSIFGKLVEMRLSRFRELGRFDLLAQPPVVDFYREAAHRGLTDGSVRIFGLRAGEVMVAVQYLAAHLGTLHALLIAIDQGAVPNVSPGLCIMGELIRWGRGAGFDYFDLSVGNQSYKEHMGAVKSVLSELCYGITLKGVAASEAIKYRGRGVAFVRDNPRLFKVAQEFMQRWRRLRAPR, encoded by the coding sequence ATGGCCGCAATGACGACCGGCTTGGCCGACGATGAGGCCGCACCGCACGCCGCCGGCGCCGCCAGCGGCGCTTACGTGGCGCAACTGCACACCAGTCTCGAAGCGGTCAAACCGCTCTGGCTGCGTCTCGAGACAGAGGGCGTGTGCACCGGCCACCAGCATTTCGCCTGGGCCGAAGGGATCGTCGAAGGGCTCGTGCCGCAAAAAGCCGATCTCGCCATCGTCGAGGTGAGGGACGCCGCCACGGGCGAGCCGAGGATGCTTGTGCCGCTGATGCGCCGCCGCGCATTCCACCATTGGGTGATCGAGTGGCTGAGCTGCGGCGTGTGCGACTATTCCGCGCCTTTGCTCGCCGACGCGACGCCGTGGACCAGGCAATCCGCCGAGGCTGCCTGGACGGCTGTGCTTTCCGTGCTGCCGCCGGCCGACCGCATCCACATCGTCGGTATCCCGAAGGAGGTCGGCGGTGTCGCCAATCCCCTGGCGCTGCTTGCGCCGGCGCGCGATTCCATCCACTCGCACTACGGCATCGCCATGGACGGCGACGCCGAAACCGTCGTCAAGCGCATCTGCCGACCGTCCTTCGTCAAGGCGCTCAACAAGGACTTGCGTCGGCTCGATCGCAATGGCGGCCTGGCCCTGGTCGAGGCCGACACGCCGGCCCTTGTGGACTCCATCTTCGGCAAGCTGGTCGAGATGCGGCTCAGCCGTTTTCGCGAGCTCGGCCGGTTCGATCTGCTCGCGCAGCCGCCGGTGGTCGATTTCTACCGCGAAGCCGCGCATCGCGGCCTGACGGACGGTTCGGTGCGGATCTTCGGCCTGCGCGCCGGCGAGGTCATGGTCGCGGTCCAGTACCTGGCGGCTCATCTGGGCACCTTGCATGCGCTTCTGATCGCGATCGACCAGGGCGCGGTGCCCAATGTTTCGCCCGGGCTCTGCATCATGGGCGAGCTGATCCGATGGGGGCGCGGCGCCGGCTTCGACTATTTCGACCTGTCGGTCGGCAACCAGAGCTACAAGGAACATATGGGCGCGGTGAAGTCGGTTCTGTCCGAACTTTGCTATGGCATTACACTGAAGGGCGTGGCGGCGAGCGAGGCCATCAAATACCGCGGCCGGGGCGTGGCTTTCGTGCGTGACAACCCGCGCCTGTTCAAGGTCGCGCAGGAGTTCATGCAGCGCTGGCGGCGACTGCGGGCGCCGCGGTGA
- a CDS encoding glycosyltransferase family 4 protein translates to MEKIAMRIACVHQGYELYGSDRSFAESVAALRAAFPAAEIEVVLPREGPIVDILKPHASRIVFEPLWVLRRQAMLKLATIEMARLPAALWRAWRRMRDNDLTYINTSIIADYALAARLLPRKALLHIHEIPEGVLRKVLVALMSWSKADLIFNSRATRATFGDPPALDAKGRRTHVVYNGVAGPAAALPVTYDGSRPLKVLLLGRVNRIKGQEVLLDAVASLPAELRDRVEVRLVGGAFESIEREQALAELVGRMGLTGHVEVLPFVSDPADHYRWADIVAVPSRRPESLGRVAIEAMGWGRPPLVSAIGGLVEVVADSETGWHVPPGNSAALAGKLGEIILRPDLWRDFAAAGRARYEAVFSEPIAAAAIVAIVADKLKATPPRQGRARVAREAETSP, encoded by the coding sequence GTGGAAAAGATAGCGATGCGCATCGCCTGCGTTCATCAGGGCTACGAGCTCTATGGTTCGGACCGCAGCTTCGCGGAGAGCGTGGCTGCGCTGCGCGCCGCGTTTCCGGCCGCCGAGATCGAGGTCGTGCTGCCGCGCGAGGGGCCGATCGTCGATATCCTCAAGCCGCATGCCAGCCGCATCGTGTTCGAACCGCTCTGGGTGCTCCGGCGCCAGGCGATGCTCAAGCTCGCCACCATTGAGATGGCGCGGCTGCCGGCGGCGCTCTGGCGCGCCTGGCGGCGCATGCGCGACAACGACCTGACCTATATCAACACCTCGATCATCGCCGACTATGCGCTGGCCGCGCGGCTCCTGCCGCGCAAGGCGCTGCTGCACATCCACGAGATCCCGGAAGGCGTCCTGCGCAAGGTGCTTGTCGCGCTGATGAGCTGGAGCAAGGCGGATCTGATCTTCAACTCGCGCGCAACGCGCGCCACCTTCGGCGATCCGCCGGCCCTCGATGCCAAGGGGCGGCGCACACATGTCGTCTACAACGGCGTTGCCGGTCCCGCCGCGGCCCTGCCGGTGACCTATGATGGCAGCCGCCCGCTCAAGGTCCTGCTGCTTGGCCGCGTCAACCGTATCAAGGGGCAGGAGGTGCTGCTTGATGCCGTCGCCTCGCTTCCCGCCGAATTGCGCGACCGCGTCGAGGTCCGCCTGGTGGGCGGTGCCTTCGAGAGCATCGAACGCGAGCAGGCGTTGGCTGAACTGGTCGGGCGCATGGGGCTGACCGGGCATGTCGAGGTGCTGCCTTTCGTCTCCGACCCCGCCGACCATTATCGCTGGGCCGACATCGTCGCGGTGCCGTCGCGCCGCCCGGAGTCGCTCGGCCGCGTCGCCATCGAGGCGATGGGCTGGGGACGGCCGCCTCTGGTGTCGGCGATCGGCGGGCTGGTGGAAGTGGTGGCCGATAGCGAGACCGGCTGGCATGTGCCGCCGGGCAACTCAGCCGCCCTTGCCGGCAAGCTCGGCGAAATCATCCTGCGGCCGGATCTGTGGCGCGACTTCGCCGCCGCCGGTCGCGCGCGCTATGAGGCGGTCTTCAGCGAGCCGATCGCCGCCGCCGCGATCGTGGCGATCGTGGCCGACAAGCTTAAGGCGACGCCGCCGCGGCAGGGGCGGGCGCGTGTCGCCCGCGAGGCGGAGACGAGCCCGTGA
- a CDS encoding DUF1972 domain-containing protein, with translation MKPERPSTLIEKPSILILGTRGIPASHGGFETFAERLALFLAGRGWKVGVYCQKEVERVGQRVTSETWRGIELITIEVASKGPRATLEFDWQCVLDAARRPGVCLVLGYNGAVFLTWLRLRGRKILTNMDGIEWRRPKWGPAARSWFWLNEWIGAWLSHRLVADHPAIADHLATRRQRSAIATIAYGADPVTSAPEEPIRALGLEPGKYLVSIARIEPDNNILPIIEAFRRRDRGDMKLVVLGTLNDDIPYHRAVRAAAGNAVIMPGAIYDQAVVKALRYHARAYMHGHTVGGTNPSLVEALAAGNMVIAHDNRYNRWVAGDAAIYFSDTETLSQRIDEALADDALAARCGKAARARAREAFRWEDVLSAYEKEALRQLGVATAAPAKADRAKHA, from the coding sequence TTGAAACCGGAACGACCTTCCACCCTGATCGAAAAGCCTTCGATCCTGATCCTGGGGACGCGCGGCATTCCGGCTTCTCACGGCGGCTTCGAAACCTTCGCCGAGCGGCTGGCGCTTTTCCTGGCCGGACGCGGCTGGAAGGTCGGCGTCTACTGCCAGAAGGAGGTCGAGCGCGTCGGTCAAAGGGTGACGAGCGAGACCTGGCGCGGCATCGAGCTCATCACCATCGAGGTTGCCTCCAAGGGTCCGCGCGCGACGCTGGAATTCGACTGGCAGTGCGTGCTCGACGCGGCCAGGCGGCCGGGTGTCTGCCTGGTGCTGGGCTATAACGGCGCGGTGTTCCTGACCTGGTTGAGGCTCAGAGGGCGCAAGATCCTCACCAATATGGACGGCATCGAGTGGCGGCGGCCGAAATGGGGACCGGCGGCGCGCAGCTGGTTCTGGCTCAACGAATGGATCGGCGCCTGGCTCTCGCACCGGCTCGTCGCCGACCACCCGGCGATCGCCGACCATCTGGCGACAAGGCGGCAGCGCAGCGCCATCGCCACGATCGCCTATGGCGCGGACCCGGTGACCTCGGCGCCGGAGGAACCCATTCGCGCGCTCGGGCTCGAGCCTGGCAAATATCTGGTCTCGATCGCGCGGATCGAGCCCGACAACAACATCTTGCCGATCATCGAAGCCTTCCGCCGCCGCGATCGCGGCGACATGAAGCTGGTGGTGCTCGGCACGCTCAATGACGACATTCCTTACCACCGCGCCGTGCGCGCTGCGGCGGGCAACGCGGTGATCATGCCGGGCGCGATCTACGACCAGGCGGTGGTGAAGGCGCTGCGCTATCATGCGCGCGCCTATATGCACGGCCATACTGTGGGCGGCACCAACCCCTCGCTGGTCGAGGCGCTGGCCGCCGGCAACATGGTGATCGCGCATGACAACCGCTACAACCGCTGGGTCGCCGGCGATGCGGCGATCTATTTCAGCGACACCGAGACCCTGAGCCAACGTATCGACGAGGCGCTGGCCGACGACGCGTTGGCGGCACGCTGCGGCAAGGCGGCGCGGGCCCGCGCCCGCGAGGCCTTCCGCTGGGAAGACGTGCTTAGCGCTTATGAGAAGGAAGCGCTGCGGCAGCTCGGCGTTGCCACCGCCGCGCCGGCGAAAGCCGACCGCGCCAAGCACGCATGA
- a CDS encoding glycoside hydrolase family 5 protein: MTGPHTAGWSRRRILGAALAAATAPLATVVSPLSYSAQAATGAWPFRRGVNTWPWFALTREFPAPRTDYDWPPFQSQRPVPTLADLVRLRASGLDFIRLPVDPGPFLAADAGQRADLMAMLSAAIDAAVAADLGVIVNVQANGATHYWNPDPMYSSTSAPEFARYHVFVGEVAGMLEGMAPGRVALEPVNEPPQDCSSDVWLTVQAALLTAARGSARKLPLLATGGCGSMVRGLTALDPAPLAEFEPILFTFHFYEPYLFSHQGAPWMREPVYRALNNVPWPASAGSLDKTLASVRARMAADTERSDEAKRAAYEETEKVLKVYFDAQPDRRFIDGYLKQVSDWADRNGITPERIIMGEFGALRTDARYTAAPNPDRARYIADVRQSAEAAGFPWAFWDLFDGMGMMDDTTRALDPAMVEALGLTMPRA, translated from the coding sequence ATGACTGGCCCACACACGGCCGGCTGGTCGCGCCGCCGTATCCTCGGCGCAGCACTGGCCGCGGCAACGGCGCCACTGGCGACAGTGGTCTCGCCACTCTCATATTCGGCGCAGGCCGCAACCGGCGCATGGCCTTTCAGGCGCGGCGTCAACACCTGGCCGTGGTTTGCGCTGACGCGCGAATTTCCCGCGCCCCGCACCGACTATGACTGGCCGCCCTTCCAATCGCAGCGGCCGGTGCCGACACTGGCCGACCTTGTCCGGCTGCGCGCCAGCGGCCTCGATTTCATCCGCCTGCCCGTCGATCCGGGCCCTTTCCTTGCAGCCGATGCGGGCCAGCGCGCCGACCTCATGGCAATGCTGAGCGCGGCGATCGACGCGGCCGTCGCCGCCGATCTCGGCGTCATCGTCAACGTTCAAGCCAATGGCGCTACGCATTACTGGAATCCCGACCCCATGTATTCCAGCACCAGCGCGCCTGAGTTTGCGCGCTACCACGTCTTCGTCGGCGAGGTGGCCGGCATGCTCGAAGGCATGGCGCCCGGCAGGGTCGCGCTGGAGCCGGTCAACGAACCGCCGCAGGACTGTTCTTCCGATGTCTGGCTCACGGTTCAGGCCGCGCTTCTGACCGCCGCGCGGGGCTCGGCGCGAAAGCTGCCGCTGCTCGCCACCGGCGGCTGCGGCTCGATGGTGCGCGGGCTGACCGCGCTCGATCCGGCGCCGCTGGCGGAATTCGAGCCGATCCTGTTCACCTTCCACTTCTACGAACCCTATCTGTTCAGCCATCAGGGCGCGCCGTGGATGCGCGAGCCGGTGTACCGCGCGCTGAACAACGTGCCGTGGCCGGCTTCGGCGGGCTCGCTCGACAAGACGCTGGCCTCGGTCAGGGCAAGGATGGCTGCGGACACGGAAAGGTCCGACGAGGCCAAGAGGGCCGCCTACGAAGAGACCGAAAAGGTGCTGAAAGTCTATTTCGACGCCCAGCCCGACCGCCGCTTCATCGACGGCTACCTGAAGCAGGTGAGCGACTGGGCGGACAGAAACGGCATCACGCCTGAGCGCATCATCATGGGTGAATTCGGCGCGCTGCGCACCGATGCCCGATACACCGCAGCGCCCAATCCCGACCGCGCCCGCTACATCGCCGATGTCCGGCAAAGCGCCGAAGCCGCCGGCTTCCCCTGGGCATTCTGGGACCTATTCGACGGCATGGGCATGATGGATGACACCACGCGCGCGCTCGACCCGGCGATGGTCGAAGCGCTCGGGCTGACGATGCCGCGCGCTTGA
- a CDS encoding TetR/AcrR family transcriptional regulator: MPEPSDRRSRKRLATSKAISDSATRLFMERGFDHVTVDEIAEAADVGRMTVFNHFPRKEDMFFDRDEEGREMLREAVRRREAGVAPLEALHLLARRLVAERSPVVEFSARSERLVPTVAGSETLKARARAIRDELADLVATALAEAVGRDPADPDAQLAASLLLATWTVAFLEAHRTFRQTRSREKANDVFLALVDKGAAGLKAAMTGTPYL, from the coding sequence ATGCCAGAACCGTCCGACCGCCGCTCCAGAAAGCGCCTCGCCACCAGCAAGGCCATCTCCGATTCCGCCACGCGCCTGTTCATGGAGCGCGGCTTCGATCATGTGACGGTGGACGAGATCGCCGAAGCCGCCGACGTCGGGCGCATGACGGTCTTCAACCACTTCCCGCGCAAGGAGGACATGTTCTTCGACCGCGACGAGGAGGGGCGCGAGATGCTGCGCGAGGCCGTGCGCCGGCGTGAGGCCGGTGTCGCGCCACTGGAGGCGTTGCACCTGCTCGCGCGCAGGCTGGTCGCCGAACGCAGCCCGGTAGTCGAATTCTCCGCCAGAAGCGAGCGCCTGGTGCCGACGGTCGCCGGCAGCGAAACGCTGAAGGCGCGGGCGCGGGCGATCCGCGACGAACTGGCCGACCTGGTGGCTACGGCGCTGGCCGAAGCGGTCGGGCGCGATCCCGCCGATCCCGACGCGCAGCTCGCGGCCAGCCTGCTGCTGGCAACGTGGACTGTCGCCTTCCTCGAGGCGCATCGAACCTTCCGGCAGACCCGCAGCCGGGAGAAAGCGAACGATGTTTTCCTGGCGCTCGTCGACAAGGGGGCTGCAGGCCTGAAAGCCGCGATGACCGGCACGCCTTATCTGTGA
- a CDS encoding TCR/Tet family MFS transporter, translating to MNKPVIVIFAAICLDAVGIGLVFPILPRLLEEVTHSPDIVAYIGIMTALYAAMQFLFAPVLGALSDNLGRRPVLLISLAGAAINYLIMAFAPQLWMLFIGRAIAGLTSANISVATAYITDITPHDKRAGRFGLFSAMFGIGFIIGPVLGGVLGDHWIRLPFIAAALLNAANLLLAVFVLPEPRMPARQRIDLAALNPLKPLRWVFSMKGLLPIILVYFILSGAGEAYGTCWALWGFDTFGWNGLWIGLSLGAFGLCQTLAQAFLPGPAARLLGERKAFVAGIGFACIALATMAFADQGWMVFAIMPVFALSGIGTPAFQALATRQVDAERQGQLQGVLASAVSLASIVAPLAFSTFYFATRREWPGAIWLSVIAINLVAVPLVLLGTRRSEAGQPVNA from the coding sequence ATGAACAAACCCGTCATCGTCATCTTTGCCGCCATTTGCCTCGACGCCGTCGGCATCGGGCTCGTCTTTCCCATCCTGCCGCGCCTCCTCGAGGAGGTGACGCACAGCCCCGATATCGTCGCGTATATCGGCATCATGACCGCGCTTTACGCGGCGATGCAGTTCCTCTTCGCGCCGGTCCTCGGCGCCTTGAGCGACAATCTGGGTCGCCGTCCGGTCCTGCTGATTTCGCTGGCGGGCGCCGCGATCAACTACCTTATCATGGCCTTCGCGCCGCAGCTCTGGATGCTGTTCATCGGTCGCGCCATCGCCGGCTTGACCAGCGCCAACATCTCCGTGGCAACGGCCTACATCACCGACATCACGCCGCATGATAAGCGCGCCGGCCGCTTCGGCCTGTTCAGCGCCATGTTCGGCATCGGCTTCATCATCGGGCCGGTTCTGGGCGGCGTGCTCGGCGACCACTGGATCCGGCTGCCCTTCATTGCCGCCGCGCTGCTCAACGCCGCGAACCTGCTCCTGGCCGTCTTCGTCCTGCCGGAGCCGCGTATGCCGGCCCGGCAGAGGATCGATCTTGCAGCGCTCAACCCGCTGAAGCCCTTGCGCTGGGTGTTTTCGATGAAAGGGTTGCTTCCCATCATTCTGGTCTATTTCATCCTCTCCGGCGCCGGCGAGGCCTATGGCACTTGCTGGGCGCTCTGGGGCTTCGACACGTTCGGCTGGAACGGCCTCTGGATCGGACTTTCGCTGGGCGCATTCGGCCTTTGCCAGACGCTGGCGCAGGCCTTCCTGCCCGGTCCGGCCGCGCGGCTGCTCGGCGAGCGTAAGGCCTTCGTCGCCGGCATCGGCTTTGCCTGCATCGCCCTCGCCACAATGGCCTTCGCCGACCAAGGCTGGATGGTGTTCGCCATCATGCCGGTCTTCGCACTCTCCGGCATCGGCACGCCGGCCTTCCAGGCGCTGGCGACAAGGCAGGTCGATGCGGAACGCCAGGGGCAGTTGCAGGGCGTGCTGGCTTCGGCCGTCAGCCTCGCCTCCATAGTCGCCCCGCTCGCCTTTTCGACTTTCTACTTCGCCACGCGAAGAGAATGGCCGGGCGCCATCTGGCTTTCGGTGATCGCGATCAATCTGGTCGCGGTGCCGCTGGTGTTGCTTGGGACACGGAGGAGTGAGGCTGGTCAGCCTGTGAACGCATAA
- a CDS encoding VpsF family polysaccharide biosynthesis protein (VpsF, distantly related to oligosaccharide ligases, is encoded next to the probable flippase VpsE.), protein MASTLAGSAGPVPASGHGMAGPRTVPVDTLTRLGITVAVLLLFSVSGGMLWLAGYNYDGLQGSPLSKIHPSTYLFVLVFVWRSCTFGNPVGYAVYVANKRPATTLMAVISTVLLFVVILRQRPGMAGMIDTFVAPALLVLLLSEDDEKTFARLQTVIHVVMTVNALLALFEFGTKHLVFPYRFDGAVFVNDLRSTALQGHPLSNATVTSIYVLSLLSGSRSLSTPLRLALVGLQFCALVVFGGRSGMVLTILLGGVYLLIRGVAQLTTGRVNLLGAALVIMLAALLPLALALAGYYGFFDALLERFVSDSGSANARVEMFDLFRHLELRDLIVGPDVDLLDSMRRISGLEQGIENPILRLTLYQGAFFTLLIFFGFALFMHEVARRCHPGIWLPMLGWLILLNTSESIASKTTLMTKFVVMALALYRPARVVRQRMQA, encoded by the coding sequence ATGGCCTCGACCCTGGCTGGTTCCGCTGGGCCTGTTCCTGCTTCGGGCCACGGCATGGCCGGCCCGCGCACTGTCCCTGTCGACACGCTGACCCGTCTCGGCATCACCGTCGCTGTGCTGCTTCTGTTTTCCGTCTCCGGCGGCATGCTGTGGCTCGCCGGTTACAATTACGACGGCCTGCAGGGCAGTCCGCTGAGCAAGATCCACCCGTCCACCTATCTCTTCGTGCTCGTCTTCGTCTGGCGCTCCTGCACCTTCGGCAATCCGGTCGGTTATGCCGTCTACGTCGCCAACAAGCGGCCGGCCACGACGCTGATGGCGGTGATCTCGACGGTGCTTCTCTTCGTCGTCATCCTCAGGCAGCGTCCCGGCATGGCCGGCATGATCGACACGTTCGTCGCGCCGGCGCTGCTCGTGCTGCTGCTCAGCGAGGATGACGAGAAGACCTTTGCCCGGCTGCAGACCGTCATCCATGTCGTCATGACCGTGAATGCGCTGCTGGCGCTGTTCGAGTTCGGCACCAAGCATCTCGTGTTCCCGTATCGGTTCGACGGCGCGGTGTTCGTCAACGATCTGCGCTCGACGGCGTTGCAGGGGCACCCGCTCTCCAATGCCACTGTCACCTCCATCTATGTGCTGTCGCTGCTGTCCGGCTCGCGTTCCCTGTCGACGCCGCTCAGGCTGGCGCTCGTCGGCCTGCAGTTCTGCGCGCTGGTCGTCTTCGGCGGCCGCTCGGGAATGGTGCTGACGATCCTGCTCGGCGGCGTCTATTTGCTCATCCGCGGCGTGGCGCAGCTCACGACCGGACGCGTCAACCTGCTGGGCGCTGCGCTGGTGATCATGCTCGCCGCGCTGCTGCCGCTGGCGCTCGCGCTCGCCGGTTACTACGGCTTCTTCGACGCGCTGCTCGAACGTTTCGTCTCCGACAGCGGCAGCGCCAATGCCCGCGTCGAGATGTTCGATCTCTTCAGGCATCTGGAACTGCGCGACCTGATCGTCGGACCCGATGTCGACCTGCTCGACAGCATGCGCCGCATCAGCGGCCTGGAACAGGGCATCGAGAACCCGATCCTGCGCCTGACACTTTACCAGGGGGCGTTCTTCACGCTTCTGATCTTCTTCGGCTTCGCGCTGTTCATGCACGAGGTCGCGCGCCGCTGTCATCCGGGTATCTGGCTGCCGATGCTGGGCTGGCTCATCCTGCTCAACACCTCCGAAAGCATCGCCTCCAAGACGACGCTGATGACCAAATTCGTGGTGATGGCGCTGGCGCTTTATCGGCCGGCGAGGGTTGTGCGTCAACGGATGCAGGCATAG